In Xyrauchen texanus isolate HMW12.3.18 chromosome 27, RBS_HiC_50CHRs, whole genome shotgun sequence, one genomic interval encodes:
- the LOC127621236 gene encoding solute carrier family 2, facilitated glucose transporter member 6-like, with protein MDVEDASNIHLNISATPERAFLSEKVPQSVADSEGRMAYSLDETTPVISTEQVQIRNRWLYLAVFSAVLGNFNFGFALVYPSPVIPQLSRSNDPRLQMDTHQTSWFGSIFSLGAAVGGFSAMLLIDRVGRKLSIMMSAVPSVVGLLVMGAAQEVWMLLLGRFLTGIAGGITVSTIPVYVSEISHPSVRGALGSCPQITAVFGSLALYALGLVFQWRWLAVIGEVPAVVMLVLLCFMPSSPRYLITHGKNEEARQALKWLRGPDSDYLNEFNQIERSIQSQAEFQWRELRNPFYYKPILISIFMGFFQQITGVTPILVYLEPIFQRTAISLDPKYSAALVGLVRLFSVSIAASLMDKAGRKALLFTSGFLMYLSMLSMTMYTHKTPCPIVNLTSVPEDLLKGAYGASVFDPITLIPLISTIVIIFGYAVGWGPIAWLMMSEILPLCARGVVSGLSVVVSWITSFALTQLFMQVVVAYGLFVPFLFFCVVCVVAIIFTAKCVPETKGRTLEEIENYFRTGRSFTINEA; from the exons atggatgtggaggatgcctcaaataTACACCTGAACATCTCAGccacacctgaaagggcttttctcAGTGAAAAAG TGCCCCAGTCTGTTGCAGACAGCGAAGGACGAATGGCATACAGCCTGGATGAAACCACTCCAGTAATTTCTACGGAGCAGGTGCAAATAAG GAATAGATGGCTCTACCTTGCTGTGTTTTCTGCTGTTCTGGGCAATTTCAATTTTGGATTTGCTTTGGTGTACCCCTCCCCCGTGATTCCTCAACTTAGCAGGAGTAATGACCCTCGACTACAAATGGACACCCATCAGACATCTTGGTTTGGT TCAATATTTAGCCTTGGAGCAGCTGTAGGGGGTTTTAGTGCCATGTTGCTGATAGACAGAGTTGGAAGAAAGCTAAGCATCATGATGTCAGCAGTGCCATCTGTTGTCGGTCTCCTTGTGATGGGAGCAGCACAAGAAGTCTGGATGTTATTACTGGGCAGATTTCTGACTGGCATTGCTGGTGGAATAACTGTTAGCACCATTCCT GTTTATGTTTCTGAGATATCACACCCATCTGTGAGAGGTGCTCTGGGGTCCTGTCCTCAAATCACAGCTGTCTTTGGAAGTCTTGCCCTCTATGCTCTTG GCTTAGTTTTTCAGTGGAGGTGGCTGGCTGTGATTGGGGAAGTTCCAGCTGTGGTCATGCTTGTCCTCCTTTGCTTCATGCCCAGTTCCCCACGTTATCTCATCACACACGGCAAAAATGAAGAAGCACGACAAGCGCTTAAATGGCTAAGAGGTCCCGACTCGGACTACTTGAATGAATTTAATCAGATTGAGCGCAGTATTCAATCTCAG GCTGAATTTCAATGGCGTGAACTGAGAAATCCATTCTACTATAAGCCAATCCTGATATCCATCTTCATGGGATTCTTCCAGCAGATCACTGGCGTAACACCCATTCTGGTGTATCTGGAGCCAATTTTTCAGAGAACAGCCATTTCACTG GACCCTAAATACAGTGCTGCATTGGTGGGGTTAGTAAGATTGTTCTCTGTCAGTATTGCAGCCAGTTTGATGGATAAAGCTGGCAGGAAAGCTCTACTCTTCACATCAG GATTtctgatgtatttgtccatgctTTCAATGACCATGTACACCCACAAAACACCCTGCCCCATTGTGAACCTCACTAGTGTCCCAGAAGACTTGCTGAAGGGGGCGTATGGAGCTTCTGTCTTTGACCCCATTACCCTTATTCCTCTCATCAGCACAATTGTCATAATTTTTG GTTATGCTGTGGGTTGGGGTCCAATTGCATGGCTGATGATGTCAGAGATCTTACCCCTGTGTGCACGAGGTGTGGTGTCTGGCCTGTCCGTTGTTGTTAGCTGGATCACATCATTTGCTCTCACGCAACTATTTATGCAAGTGGTG GTGGCCTATGGACTGTTTGtaccttttcttttcttctgtgtCGTCTGTGTGGTGGCTATaattttcactgcaaaatgtgtgccaGAAACAAAAGGGCGAACTCTGGAGGAAATAGAAAACTATTTCAGGACTGGTCGTTCCTTCACCATAAATGAAGCCTAG